TGGTCGGGTCGGCAAAAACATCTATTTCGCTCATGGTTTTTCCGGTCACGGTGTTTTGTTCACCGGCCTTGCAGGCAAACTGATGGCCGAGGCCGTTCAGGGCACGGCGGAACGTTTCGACGTGTTCACTCGCATTCCGCACATGTCGTTCCCCGGCGGCGCGCTGATGCGCAAGCCCGCGCTGGTCGCCGCCATGGCGTACTTCAAGCTGCGCGATCTGCTGTAACGCCCAAGGCTGATCCAACCCTTTTTAAAACCACCCAATTACCGAGTGCTGACCTTATGGACCTCCCCGCCAATTTGATTTTCAGTCAGGCCTTCATCGACGGCCTGTGGACCGACAGCGCGAACGGCGCGACTTATCCGATCACCAACCCCGCCACCGGCGAGGTCATCGCCACCGTGCCCGACATGGGGCGCGATGAAACCGCACGCGCCATTGCGGCGGCGGAAAAAGCACGCCCTGCCTGGGCCGCGCAAACCGCGAAGACCCGTGCCGCGATCTTGCGCACATGGTTCGACCTGATCATGGGCCATCAAGAAGAACTGGCGAAAATCGTCACCTTGGAATGCGGCAAGCCGTTGGGCGAGGCGCGCGGCGAAGTCGCCTACGGCGCATCGTTCATCGAATGGTTCGGCGAAGAGGCCAAGCGCCTTTATGGCGAGGTCATTCCCTCACCCGCAGGCAACAGCCGCATCGTCACCTTGCGCCAACCCATCGGCGTGGCCGCCGCGATCACGCCATGGAACTTCCCGCTCGCCATGATCACGCGCAAATGCGCACCCGCCTTGGCGGCCGGTTGTCCGGTGGTGGTGAAACCATCCGAAGACACGCCGCTGACCGCCTTGGCACTGGCCGCGCTGGCGCACAAAGCCGGTTTCCCGGCAGGCACCTTCAACATCGTCACCGCCAGCCGCGGCGCAGAGGTGGGGTTGGAACTGTGCGAAAACCCGATCGTGCGCAAACTGTCGTTCACCGGCTCGACCCCGGTGGGTAAAATTCTCATGCGTCAATGCGCCGACACGGTCACCAAGGTGTCTTTGGAACTGGGCGGCAACGCGCCGTTTATCGTGTTCGACGACGCCGACGTCGATGCCGCCGTCGAAGGCGCACTGGCGTCCAAGTACCGCAACGCCGGGCAAACCTGCGTGTGCGCCAACCGCTTTTTGGTGCAAAGCGGCGTCTACGACGAATTCGCGCAAAAAATGGCCGCCGCCGTGGCGAGCTTCAAGGTCGGTAACGGCCTGGAAGACGGCGTCACCCAAGGCCCGCTGATCAACGCCAAGGGATTGGCCAAGGTCGAGGAACTGGTCGACGACGCCCTGGCCCACGGCGCGAAGGCGTTGTCCGGGGGCGCGGTGCATGCTTTGGGCGGGACCTATTACGAACCCACGGTGCTCACCGACGTCACCCCCGAGA
This region of Magnetovibrio sp. genomic DNA includes:
- a CDS encoding NAD-dependent succinate-semialdehyde dehydrogenase; translation: MDLPANLIFSQAFIDGLWTDSANGATYPITNPATGEVIATVPDMGRDETARAIAAAEKARPAWAAQTAKTRAAILRTWFDLIMGHQEELAKIVTLECGKPLGEARGEVAYGASFIEWFGEEAKRLYGEVIPSPAGNSRIVTLRQPIGVAAAITPWNFPLAMITRKCAPALAAGCPVVVKPSEDTPLTALALAALAHKAGFPAGTFNIVTASRGAEVGLELCENPIVRKLSFTGSTPVGKILMRQCADTVTKVSLELGGNAPFIVFDDADVDAAVEGALASKYRNAGQTCVCANRFLVQSGVYDEFAQKMAAAVASFKVGNGLEDGVTQGPLINAKGLAKVEELVDDALAHGAKALSGGAVHALGGTYYEPTVLTDVTPEMRIANEEIFGPVAPLYRFETEEDAVRIANDTPYGLAGYFYSRDIGRVWRVAEALEYGILGINEGIFSTEVAPFGGVKESGIGREGGKQGIEEYTEIKYLRIGGL